The following coding sequences are from one Aethina tumida isolate Nest 87 chromosome 2, icAetTumi1.1, whole genome shotgun sequence window:
- the LOC109606616 gene encoding uncharacterized protein LOC109606616 yields MVHVNGSKENFIESLAEKSDEELREERRRTGRYLAMGIAIFIVTIGLYQAVAQGATKYATLLGTVLIMFLYLLWLLYAAQRKGKLLKVNEEIIKKTLEESKFVQHSQDNLNVPFKSNTVERPKSSHEIHVHVYSEKEKLKNTDHSLNRTYSVA; encoded by the exons ATGGTTCACGTCAATGGCTCGAAAGAAAATTTCATAGAGTCGTTAGCAGAAAAGTCTGATGAAGAGCTTCGA gagGAAAGACGCAGGACTGGCAGATATCTTGCAATGGGAATTGCAATTTTCATTGTAACTATAGGTTTATACCAAGCAGTTGCGCAAGGTGCAACAAAATATGCTACATTATTAGGTACGGTTCTCATCATGTTTCTCTATTTACTGTGGTTATTATATGCAGCACAAAGAAAGGGAAAATTACTAAAA gtgaatgaagaaataattaaaaaaacactgGAAGAAAGCAAATTTGTTCAGCATTCccaagataatttaaatgttcctTTCAAGTCAAATACTGTGGAAAGACCAAAAAGCAGTCATGAAATTCATGTCCACGTATATAGCGaaaaagaaaaactgaaaaatactgATCACTCACTTAACAGAACATATTCGGTAGCATAG